Proteins encoded in a region of the Caldisericia bacterium genome:
- the thpR gene encoding RNA 2',3'-cyclic phosphodiesterase, translated as MEKMRAFLALPIDNETKKEINILIEKFKKEIKGKVKWVEEENLHFTIFFFGEIDNNKAQKIINTVDIYKTKFSKFKVEIKKISFFPNEKSPRVIFLDITQGTDEMKKIYEILFPDLNKILHLKKENFVPHLTIGRVKDILFEEDIKKLLNEKIEINPFYLNKITLFESKLTPEGPIYKSIKDFLF; from the coding sequence CTTGCTTTACCAATTGATAATGAAACAAAAAAAGAGATAAATATATTAATTGAAAAATTTAAAAAAGAGATTAAAGGGAAAGTCAAGTGGGTTGAAGAAGAAAATCTACACTTCACAATTTTTTTCTTTGGCGAAATAGATAATAATAAAGCACAAAAAATAATAAACACAGTTGATATTTATAAAACGAAATTTAGTAAATTTAAAGTAGAAATTAAAAAAATTTCTTTTTTTCCAAATGAAAAAAGCCCTAGAGTAATTTTTTTAGATATAACACAAGGAACAGATGAAATGAAAAAAATATATGAAATACTTTTTCCAGATTTAAACAAAATATTACATTTAAAGAAAGAAAATTTTGTTCCTCATCTAACAATTGGAAGGGTAAAAGATATCCTTTTTGAAGAAGATATTAAAAAACTTTTAAATGAAAAAATTGAAATAAACCCTTTTTATTTAAATAAAATAACTCTTTTTGAATCAAAATTAACACCAGAGGGGCCAATTTATAAATCAAT